The region TAGGCATAGGGAGGTTTTCAAATGAATTGACCATGTAGGGCGTATTATTAGCGGTAAACACTTTTGCTGGTGATTGAATATCTTTACCATGCGGTGAGCGATTAACATTGGTTGATGAATTCATGTCATAAATATTGTAGGCGCCCCAAAAATAATAGTTAGATAAACATAAAAATTCTAAAATGGCATCTTCTCGCTCACCAGCTAAAATGCGGGTAGCCATATGATCAATGCCTTTTACTAATCCCTTGGTACCTAGATGTGCACCCCATTGATCAGCCTCATTTAGTTGTGCTTCTTGTTCTTTAGTCAGAAAAAATCGCTGTCCTAATTCAAGGCTATCAAAATCCAGGATATCGCTATCAATATAACCAACTCCGTTATAAGTAAAATCAGATAATTTCGTAAAATGAATGTGATTACTGCAATAAAATTTATTTTCCGTCATGTCAGGAATTCTGAAATTAAAATCATGGGAAATAAGAATTTTGCGCACTTCATCTTTATCTTTGCAGCGATAAATTTCACCGACATAGCGGGCATTAAATTTAGGCCGTGCCAAGGGATACATTTTGTTAAGGCGCGTGATATCATCTTTGAAATTAGGATCTAAGGGTTCAAGAACAATATAAACTGGTGCATTTTCGCTATTAACAAGACAATAAAATTTATGGGTGTCGCTAATATAACTTCTAGCATAACGATAAGGGGTCATGTAATACATTTCTTTTAGGTATGGAATTGCATCCCCCGTTTGGACTTGCACAACAATGCCGCACATATCGCCATACAAGTCTTCAAGACCAGACGCTTGCCTTCTTTCATAAATTTTAGTTTTATATTCATTAAAATAAGCAGAATTTTCTTTATCACCTTTAGGTTGATACTCAAATGGATTAATCATTGCTGACCTCTAAGAACAAACAAACTATGCACTTAATATTAATAGTATATATTGTCTATGAAGTTTTGCTTGCAAAGTTACTTAAATGAACCAAAATCATATAGCTAAAATTAAGAAAAACCAGCTTATTAATAAAGTATTTAATTAGCCAGGGAAAGCAAAAGAAGGTTTAACAAAAGGATCACCCTCAGTTATTATAGATTTTAGAAAATGGAAACAGGCGCTCGCTTGCCATTTACGTTGCTCACTTCGCCACTCAGGCCCACGAAGTTTTAAGTGTTTATCATGGACTGGGTCATAGATAATTAGTGTCTCAGGTATATGTATACTTACAGGTGCGCTATCAGGATACCTATATTTATCAGTAGTTTGACTTCCTTTTGTATTAAATCTAATACCATTTTAAACAATGGCTTAGCATATTTTTCATCATTTCAACTAATATTTCTGAACTACATTCACCGCTTAACTTATAAGCACTTGCGAAATTTTCAATGGTGATATTATAAGCTTGATAAATTTTCTTAAAAGGGGTTGTATTTGATAAATTAAATATACCCGTATGACCACTATCTTTGCCGATAAATCCTCGTATTAATAAAATTTGGACAGGAATATTGTTTTTATACTTGCCTTCAAGAATAATGAACGCATGAGTTGTATTATCTTTCGTATTAGGAATAATATTATCCTTTGGGGCTAAAAAGGAATTATCTTCTTCGTCATTTGCCTTACATCTTCCTGCACCGATTACACTCCCGTTTTCTTGCAAAATAATAAAGCTATATTCCTTTGGAATATTTTCAGTATAATACCTACTTTCAATAGTATTCGTAAAAAATTTCATAATTTACAGCACCCTGGCTTTACTTTCACTTTAATCATACCAAAGAAAAATTAAGTAAATATTAAGATTTATTTAGCCCCTTTTTGTTGTTCAGGTAAGCCCTAAAAAACTATTTTACGATAACTTCGCGACTATCTTACAAGGCAGTCCTGTTTTTTCTGGTAAATTTAACCACATAAGATGAATTTGAAAATCGCCTTTTACTTGGGTGATTAGTGAATCTAGATTAGTAATATTCTCAACAATATAAACACTTTGTGCTTCACAACGTTTGTCAGCTAATGCATGCTCTTTGCCCCGACGAATACCGGCTGCATCAATAGCGATAATATGAATTTTCTTAGCAATTAAAATATCAATTAAGGCATCCGATAATTGAGGATGTTGATAAAAGTAAGCTTGGGAGCCATAGGTATGCTCTTTAATTCTATCCGTTTTAAATATCAGGCAGTCTTTAGCTTTTATTGCATCTATATCAATATCTGTACTTTCAATGTCACGATCTTTAATATGACTTACGTCAAATAATAAAGCTCGATTTGCCATATATTCGAGGGGTATTTCTGTTTGCAAATGGATATCAATGTGAGTACCATAATGGCCAGATTTAAAAATTATATCCGCTTTTTCATTCATAATTTCCTTATCCATGCTTAATTCATTCAAGCTAAGTGTTAAGTCAATATACATTATTACATCCTCGTCTTCTTTAAATAAATCTTATAGTAGTTTTTATTAAGATGTATTAATATCTTTGTTTTGACAAAAAATAATGAAATTAAGACATGCCTTACTATACTGTCAAAGATAAAATTGATCCTGATGAAATTGATTCACCGATGATAGGGTTTGCCTTTGACAATTATCCAACCACGCCGGGTGAACACTGTCATCGCAAAGGACAACTCTTATATTGTAGTCAAGGAGTGACGCATTTTTACTGTCAGGGGCGCTATTTCTTATTACCACCCAGCAAAGCAGCGTGGATTCCTCCTAATGTAGTACATGATGTTCACTCAGCAAGTAAAGTGAGTTATCGCTCATTATATATTAAGGTAGAACATTTTTTACCACTGCCTAATACAATGGAAATATTACAGGTAGAACCCTTATTAAAATTAATGGTTGATAAATTTTGTTTTGTTAAACCAGACTATTTGCAAGATAGTCCTGAGTTTCGACTAGCCACTGTTATTGTTGATTTTATTAAGCAAGCAATAACACTACCGCTATCTTTACCAAAACCTATGGATAAACGTTTAAATAAAATTTTTCAGACAATACTGCAAGCGCCTGGTGAAGCAAAATCTGTAAATGATTATGCTCAAATGGTAAATATTACTGCACGGACGCTAAATCGAATTACACAAAAAGAGATAGGCCTAAGTTTTGAAAAATGGCGTATGGAATTGCGCTTAATGCATGCCTTTGTGTTACTTGAACGCGGCTATTCTGTCACGCAAGTCAGCCAAAGCTTAGGCTACAGTAATGACAGTAGTTTTATTGCCCGCTTTAAGCAATGGGCTGGCGAAACACCTGCGCAATATCGACGCAAGGTTCAGATCGGCCACTAAATGCTCTATGCCAACTTAGTTGTATCAAGCGCTATACTATAATAACCAATAAAGAATTTATTTCTTTAATCACTTAATAATAACTTATGGACTTTAATCAGGGAAGGATAAACCTGCATGCCAAAAATGAAAATTAAAAATATTTCCATGTATTATGAAGTGCATGGCGTTGGTGAGCCTATTATTTTTATTGCTGGTTTTAGTGTTGATCATAGCGTTTGGCAAGAAGTTTTGCCTTATTTCAAAGATAAATACAAAGTGATTTTGCTTGATAATCGCGGTGCTGGCCAAACAGATATACCTCCAGGTTCGTATACTATTGCTGAAATGGCAGACGATGTTGTCCAATTATGTGGGCAACTTAAAATCAAACAAGCACATTTTGTGGGTAATTCTATGGGTGGGCTTATTGTGCAAACATTAGCCTTTAAACAGCCAGATTTAGTGAAATCAGCAACTATTAGTAATGCTGTCATGACTATACATACCCCCTACCACCTTTATATGGATGCCCAGCTTGATTTACTGAAAGCGCAAGCGCCTATGCACACCTTAATTAAGGCCTCAGCAAGTTGGCTTTTTTCTTTTCAATTTCTTTCAAAACCGGGGGCTGTTGAGCAATTAATTCAACAGGGATTAAGCAATCCCTACCCTTTTACGCTACCAGGCTATGAAGGACAATATAGAGCATTAGCAAACTTTGATTCTAGCGCTTGGGTGAGCCAAATTAAAGTACCAACTCTGGTATTAGCCGGTGATGAAGATTTAATTTTTAATAAAGAAGCAGTCCATAATTTAGCAAAAAATATGTTAAATGCAGAATATTTTTGTTTTACTCATTGTGGTCATTTACCTTATATCGAATACCCAAAACTCTTTGCTAGTGAGATAAAATCTTTTCATGCTAAACTTGACTAGCCAATTTAAAAAATTTTTGATTAAGGATGGTATAGCTGGCTAAAGTTATCATTGCTATGATGACAAGGCTTAAAAGGAGAAGCAAACAGTAATTTAATTGGCTAGTTGCTAAATTTGTTGGCGGATAAAAACTTACACTAAACGCAATTAGGCTACCACCTATCCCTAATAAACCTAGAGTAATAACCCACCATTTATTCGTTTTTTGCTGCTGTAAGGCGAGACAAATAGCACTTAAAAACATTAAGACATACATAACTAAATACATTTGGGTGGCAAGTACAATCATAAGCCAATAAGACATGTTTACCGATGGAAAAAATAAAAAAAGAATGCTAATGATGGAAATAATACTAGCTTGAATTACTAAAAGTTGATTGTTAACGTTATCGGTATGAACGGCATTACCCTCTTTCTTAAAAGCAAAAGTGAGCCCTTTAATAGGTGAAATCAACCAATTATTAGCACAACCAACACAACCAATAAAGACCATCATATCAATGATAAGGGCTATTTTGTCTAATTTTATTTGACTGAAGAAAATTTGAAATAAATCAGGAATGCCGGTAATAAAACTAAGTTGCTGGCTTGGAATAATAAGCGCTAAGGTTAGTGCACCAAAAAGCATAGTAAAAAAAATAATAAAGGTAGAAAAACCAATCGCTCTAGGTAGCGCATTTGCTTTACTTTCTTTGGCATGTATTGCTGCAATTTCAATGCCGCAAAAAGAAAGAATAATGGCTGTTAAAGCTGCCCACGAATTTTCTGTATTCGATGTCAGCGTGGTAAGTGTGTGCGGATTGATTATGAGCCATTCTATACCAATCGCTAGAATTAAAATGAAGGGTATAATAAGGCCAACAAAAGAACAACATATTGTCAGAAAAGAGGATAAAGAAAAGCCGCGCCGATTAATCCAAGTTAACCCCCAAATTAAGCTATTGGTAATTAGAAAAATAAGGTGGTTATTTTGCGCTAAAGAGCCATCAAAACAATATAAAAAAAGACCAGCAATAAAGGCTAAAAATGTTGGAAAGATAAAAAGATTTTGCATAAACTGAAGCCAGATAGCAACAAAACCAAATCCTTTGCCCAAACTTAATTTTACCCAGCCATAGATACCTTCATCCGACTGTTGGGTAAACCAGCTAGTAATCACGGCACAGGGTAGAAGAAAAAAAAGAAACGCTAGCAAAAAATAGAAAAATAGATCGCGACCCATAGTAGCTGCTGCGGGTAAATTACGAATACTATCAACCGAGCAAACGATAATTAAAGTTAATTGTAGTGAGCTTAATTTTTTTAGCATTAAAATCTCAGCGATAAGCAGCTTAAGCCACCATCAATTTTTTCAAATTCAGAAACATCTACAGTAAGCGTTTTAAACCCAAGTTCTTCTAGACTTTGTGCAGTCTTTTTAAATCCTGCTGGCAAAATAATATTATTATTAATATTTATTGAATTTGCTGCATAAGTTTCTTCTGCAGTTACAATGATTTGATTAAAAGATTGCCATGCGGGATGATTAATTAATTCTCCTGCCACTAATAAATAATTATTACCCAGGTAAGATACACCACTTTTTAAATGCAGAAACTCTTTCAGCTCAATAGTAGAGCTGGTAAAACCGAAAGCGGTTAAAATAGCTGCTAACTGATCTGCACCGTGTTGATTGGTGCGTTTCGATAGCCCAATATAAAAATGATTTTCTACTCTTAAGACATCACCTGCATCGACGGTACCAGGTGCTTTGATTTTTTCAATACGATCTTGATAAAAAGAGGCAATAAAAGGCTCAATCAAAGCAACTTCGCCTTGTCTGCTTAAAGCACCAGGGTGAGTTAAAATAGCAACTTTTTCTGTTAATAATGCTGTATCTTCAACAAAGCAAGCATCTGGATAGTGTTCTAAAGGAGGCAAAGTTGTTATCTCAAGTCCGCAACTGTTAAGCGCGGTAATATAATTTTGATGCTGCACTAAAGCATGATCAAAACTTACCGGTAGAGGATTTTGATTTGAAGTTAAGCCCTGAGTCATACTGGCAGTGGGACTACGAACAAGCGCTTGTGAATACATAAACTGATTTACCAACTGTAAAAGTGTTTTATTATAAACATAAAATAAAAATGTTTAAGTAAATTTATCTGATGAAAATTTTTACCAGTATTCGCTAATTGCACGCGTGCCTAAATATTCTTCAATACGTTTTTTTGTCGCAGGTGAAATATCTTGAGGTAAATTATCTAAGTCAAACCATTGCTGTGCAGCAATTTCAGCAGAGTGGCTTGCCTTTTGTAGCAGCGCCTGACAAATATAAAAAATAATATAATCATCGCGTTTCTCATTATTACTATAATAAACAGCAAATAATTGAGCTGGCGTTAAAAGGCTAACCCCAACTTCTTCTTTAAGCTCTCTTTGTAATGCTTGATAAGGCGTTTCACCAGGCTCAACCCCACCACCAATGGTATACCAACCTAATTGATAGGTATGTTTAACCAATAAAATTTTCTCATCTTGAATAAGTAAGGCGCGTACTCCTATCGTTCGTTTGGCAAAAAGAGAAAAAAGCGCATTTTTGGCTAAGTGGTAAAAACGCATCATGACGTTATTGCTTCCTTTTAAAGCGGCTGAAAATTAATTTTATTGCATAACTAACTCTATATAAACAGGAAGCTTTAGGGTTAAGAGATTTTTAATAACAACAACAATAGGGTTCTGCAAAGAAGCAGAACCCTACTTAAGTTAAAATTAAGGGATAAAGACATCTTTTTGAACTAACGACGAACGCTTACCATTCTGGCAAACTGTATTCATAAAATAAGTAAATTTTCCAGAAGTACCGGGTAAGCTTTTATCCGTCCAAGTTAAAGACGCACCACGCCATATTAAACGCTTGATCCAATCTTTCACTTCATAAGAAGCAGCTGCTGCACCACTAGTTGGTTTACCCCATTTTAAAGTGATTGATTTTTTATCAGCAGTATAGGTTGCTGTAATATTATTAGGCGGATTACAGACGCTATCAGAAACAAAAACATCATACTGAATGTCAGCTGACTCTTGTCCACCACAAACTGACGTTAGAAAATAAGTATATTTACCAGGTTGGCCAGGTAAAGTCTTATCTGTAAAGGTAAGCTGCGTACCTTCCCAGATTAAATTTTTGCGCCAATCTTTTACACGATATAATTGAACTGCTGCGCCATCTTGTGGTTTATCCCAATTAAGGGTCGCACTTCTTAAATCGTCAGTATAAGAAGAGGTAATATTTATTGGTGGTTTACATTGATCCGTAGGAGTACTGCCACCTACTTCATAAACCTTAATGCTATTTACATCCATACTTGCCTTTTGCATTTGCGGATTAGGCGCACCAGCATAAGGTCCACCGATAGCTAAATTGACTATCAAATAAAATCCACCATTAGGATCATTAAAACCACGTCTAAAGGCGTTAGCGCCATCAGCAGGTAAAGTATCGGTCCTTAAAGGGCCCCAAACGCGAGCGTTATCAATAAAGCCGGTCATGATATAGCCACCATTAGCGCTTTGTGGGTCCTTTTCCCATTCAAACCCCCATGTATGTGGTTGCTTATAAGCTAGCTCAGGAAAAGTATGGCTATCTAAACCATAACCCCAACCGCGACAATCAAAACCTCCACAACTTGGATCATTACCATTAAAATGAAGTGCGGCCGTAGTGACATTAAATGCTGTATCTTTAGGATAAGCCTCCATAATATCAAATTCGCCATTTAGCGGCCATTCATTATCATAAGTCGGCATCATCCAAATAGCGGGCCAAAGTCCTCGATTATATTCAGCTGGATTTGTTCCATTCTGACAGCGACCATCCGCGCTTGCTGTACAAAAGGGTAATCGAACATTAACTTCTAAATAACCATGAGTAGTTACTTTAGTTGTCCAAGGCGTTGATGGTGTTGGAGAATTATAAGGCGGTGAGGTCAAATTATGGCGAGTCATAATTTCCCCTGTGCGCCAAAAACCAGGATTTATAAGATCAGCTAGCAAAGTTAGTGTGCCATCAGCCTTTTTAGTGACTTTGGAAACATCATAAACATTTATCTCGCCAGACATGCGATGATCATAATTAGTTGGTGAATAATAATTTAGGCCTTCCGGTGACTTATCTTTCAAAATATCGGTTTTTAATTCACATGATTTTGCTTGATCAAAAGGACAAGGGGCGGCATAAATAACCTGAGAAAGTAAGAGTGACGGTAGAATCCATTTCTTTTTCATAGCTATTCCTTTTTTTTAATTAGAACTCTTTACATCCTATAACAGCTTAGCATAAGAAATTTTAGATACGAAAAAATAGTACAAATTTATTGCGGGTCTTTTTTAAGATTGCTATAACTAGTTAAGTTTAAAAAAAGTTTATCCTTTTAATAAAACCTTAAATTTAGTATTTTACACTCCCTTTTATTTAACTCAGAATAGATTTAATTTAAATACGCAATCATAAATTTGGTATGCTTTAATTTAAATATCTAATGTATTATTGGAAATAGAAATGAATAAACCGATGCGCATATTAATAGTTGAAGATGCAAAAGCAGCGCAAGTGGTGGCTAAATTACACTTAACTGAATTAAATTGTATTGTAGATACAGCTGATAATGGTACGGCAGCTTTTGAGAAAGCTAATAAAATACACTATGATGCTATTTTAATGGATTTAGGTTTGAGCAATGGCCCGAATGGCTTTGAGGCAACCAACTTAATTAAGACGCAGAGTCTTTTAAATAAAGACACACCAATCATAGCTCTAACTATTCACAGCGAAGCCCAATTTAATGCCCAAGCTGCTGCGGTTGGTATGGCAGGTTTTCTTTATAAGCCTTTTACGCTCTCCGAAGCAAAAGAATTAGTCGATTCAATTAAAAAGTTGTAACGGTTTAATTTCTTATAATGCCCCAAGTTAAACAAATTCCTCACACAGTTATCCACAGATTCTGGGGATAACTTTTAGCAGTTAAGTTGCAAAAGAAATTAAAATTAACAAACTTTCATAAAAACAAATTTACTTTGGCTTTTTATAACGATAAGCAGCTGCTGAAGGTAAAAAAACCTCATCTTCAATCTTTTTATCATATCTTACTGTTGTCAAATCACGTTTTTGTCGTCGACTAAAATTCACATCAGGAAGAGGTAAATCATCCTGTTGTAGATAAATAATTGGCATGGAAGTCATTAATTTTCGCGTAATAGATAAGCCCTCTTCATTTTTAAACGTGGCAATGTTTGCTGCCCACAGCGATTGCGTATCCCGATGTATGGCTAATTTATCATCATCTAAGTATTGTAATTTTTGTTGTTGTACATCAATATGTCGGCCCTTACCTATTTTATTTAATCTTGCCGCGAGCTCTTTTTTAGTGATGATAATATGGGAATTATGTTTTACTTGCGTAAAGGCAATACGCCTTGGATGGTAATCAATACAAGGTATATGACGATAAACTTGTTTTAATTTAAGCCGCGGAAATCCTGCATTTTTTAATAAAGTATGAACAACCTGCGTATCTTTAGTTTGTAATTCACTTAAATACTCATTA is a window of Legionella busanensis DNA encoding:
- a CDS encoding cyclase family protein, with translation MYIDLTLSLNELSMDKEIMNEKADIIFKSGHYGTHIDIHLQTEIPLEYMANRALLFDVSHIKDRDIESTDIDIDAIKAKDCLIFKTDRIKEHTYGSQAYFYQHPQLSDALIDILIAKKIHIIAIDAAGIRRGKEHALADKRCEAQSVYIVENITNLDSLITQVKGDFQIHLMWLNLPEKTGLPCKIVAKLS
- a CDS encoding AraC family transcriptional regulator; amino-acid sequence: MPYYTVKDKIDPDEIDSPMIGFAFDNYPTTPGEHCHRKGQLLYCSQGVTHFYCQGRYFLLPPSKAAWIPPNVVHDVHSASKVSYRSLYIKVEHFLPLPNTMEILQVEPLLKLMVDKFCFVKPDYLQDSPEFRLATVIVDFIKQAITLPLSLPKPMDKRLNKIFQTILQAPGEAKSVNDYAQMVNITARTLNRITQKEIGLSFEKWRMELRLMHAFVLLERGYSVTQVSQSLGYSNDSSFIARFKQWAGETPAQYRRKVQIGH
- a CDS encoding alpha/beta fold hydrolase; protein product: MPKMKIKNISMYYEVHGVGEPIIFIAGFSVDHSVWQEVLPYFKDKYKVILLDNRGAGQTDIPPGSYTIAEMADDVVQLCGQLKIKQAHFVGNSMGGLIVQTLAFKQPDLVKSATISNAVMTIHTPYHLYMDAQLDLLKAQAPMHTLIKASASWLFSFQFLSKPGAVEQLIQQGLSNPYPFTLPGYEGQYRALANFDSSAWVSQIKVPTLVLAGDEDLIFNKEAVHNLAKNMLNAEYFCFTHCGHLPYIEYPKLFASEIKSFHAKLD
- a CDS encoding APC family permease, producing the protein MLKKLSSLQLTLIIVCSVDSIRNLPAAATMGRDLFFYFLLAFLFFLLPCAVITSWFTQQSDEGIYGWVKLSLGKGFGFVAIWLQFMQNLFIFPTFLAFIAGLFLYCFDGSLAQNNHLIFLITNSLIWGLTWINRRGFSLSSFLTICCSFVGLIIPFILILAIGIEWLIINPHTLTTLTSNTENSWAALTAIILSFCGIEIAAIHAKESKANALPRAIGFSTFIIFFTMLFGALTLALIIPSQQLSFITGIPDLFQIFFSQIKLDKIALIIDMMVFIGCVGCANNWLISPIKGLTFAFKKEGNAVHTDNVNNQLLVIQASIISIISILFLFFPSVNMSYWLMIVLATQMYLVMYVLMFLSAICLALQQQKTNKWWVITLGLLGIGGSLIAFSVSFYPPTNLATSQLNYCLLLLLSLVIIAMITLASYTILNQKFFKLASQV
- a CDS encoding dimethylarginine dimethylaminohydrolase family protein, translated to MYSQALVRSPTASMTQGLTSNQNPLPVSFDHALVQHQNYITALNSCGLEITTLPPLEHYPDACFVEDTALLTEKVAILTHPGALSRQGEVALIEPFIASFYQDRIEKIKAPGTVDAGDVLRVENHFYIGLSKRTNQHGADQLAAILTAFGFTSSTIELKEFLHLKSGVSYLGNNYLLVAGELINHPAWQSFNQIIVTAEETYAANSININNNIILPAGFKKTAQSLEELGFKTLTVDVSEFEKIDGGLSCLSLRF
- a CDS encoding NUDIX domain-containing protein, whose amino-acid sequence is MMRFYHLAKNALFSLFAKRTIGVRALLIQDEKILLVKHTYQLGWYTIGGGVEPGETPYQALQRELKEEVGVSLLTPAQLFAVYYSNNEKRDDYIIFYICQALLQKASHSAEIAAQQWFDLDNLPQDISPATKKRIEEYLGTRAISEYW
- a CDS encoding family 16 glycosylhydrolase yields the protein MKKKWILPSLLLSQVIYAAPCPFDQAKSCELKTDILKDKSPEGLNYYSPTNYDHRMSGEINVYDVSKVTKKADGTLTLLADLINPGFWRTGEIMTRHNLTSPPYNSPTPSTPWTTKVTTHGYLEVNVRLPFCTASADGRCQNGTNPAEYNRGLWPAIWMMPTYDNEWPLNGEFDIMEAYPKDTAFNVTTAALHFNGNDPSCGGFDCRGWGYGLDSHTFPELAYKQPHTWGFEWEKDPQSANGGYIMTGFIDNARVWGPLRTDTLPADGANAFRRGFNDPNGGFYLIVNLAIGGPYAGAPNPQMQKASMDVNSIKVYEVGGSTPTDQCKPPINITSSYTDDLRSATLNWDKPQDGAAVQLYRVKDWRKNLIWEGTQLTFTDKTLPGQPGKYTYFLTSVCGGQESADIQYDVFVSDSVCNPPNNITATYTADKKSITLKWGKPTSGAAAASYEVKDWIKRLIWRGASLTWTDKSLPGTSGKFTYFMNTVCQNGKRSSLVQKDVFIP
- a CDS encoding response regulator, translated to MNKPMRILIVEDAKAAQVVAKLHLTELNCIVDTADNGTAAFEKANKIHYDAILMDLGLSNGPNGFEATNLIKTQSLLNKDTPIIALTIHSEAQFNAQAAAVGMAGFLYKPFTLSEAKELVDSIKKL